The Bacillus thuringiensis region AGGTTATTATTCGCAATTGGCAAACTGCCGATAAAATGAAAAAGCAGATTGGTAGTTTAGAGGGAGATAAAGAATATAACGATAATAATAGAATTCAACGTTATATAGCTAAGTATACAATTAATCCAGCTATTACACATGGGATTTCAGAATATGTTGGCTCTATTGAAGTAGGAAAGTATGCAGACCTTGTAATATGGGATCCACAATTTTTCGGTGTTAAGCCAGATATGGTTTTGAAAAACGGGATGGTAGTGATGGCATTAATGGGAGACGAGAATGCTTCGATTCCTACCCCACAACCATATTATGAAAAAAAGATGTTTGGTGCATATGGAAAAGCAGTACAGTCAAGTTCGATTACATTTGTATCGAAAGTAGCTTATGAGAATAATATTAAAGAAAAATTAGGTTTAAATAAAGTTGTATTACCTGTTAAAAATACGAGAGAGATTTCGAAGCGAGATATGAAACTAAATAATGCAACACCAAAAATTGAAGTAGATCCGCAGACATATGAAGTTAAAGTTGATGGACAAGTAATCACGTGTGAAGCAGTAGATATACTACCTATGGCTCAAAGATATTTTTTATTTTGATATAACGGGGGAGACAAAATGATTATTGAAAAAATTAATAACAACGTATGTAATATGAATGATTTCTCAAATACAACAAAGCATCTTGATAAAATATCGATTTCTAGTGAGCTTTTACTGAAGAGGGTTCAGAAATTATATTCAGAATCTGGTTTTGAAATTGGGGTGTCTTTAGATAGTGGAGAAACATTAAAGAACGGTGATATTTTATATGAAGATGAAAATCGAATTGTATATATTGAAGTATTACCAGAAGAGGTGATTGTAATTACTCCAATATCAATAAAAGAAATGGGAATTATTGCTCATAACTTAGGAAATAGACATTTACCAGCACAATTCGATGAAGGGTGCATGATTTTGGCAAATGACTACTTAGTAGAAGATTTACTTAAAAAGGAAGGTGTTCCTTATCAAAAAGAAAATAGAGTATTACCAAAACCATTCAAGCATGCTTCACACAAACATATTTAACCTACTTAACCTACTCCAAATTAGTGATTCGAACTTCCCAACAGGAAGTTTTAGTCACTCTTTTGGATTAGAAACGTTTATTCAAGAGGGACAAGTTACAAGTAAAGCCGAATTTTTCAAATGGGTTAATCGATATATAAAAGTCCAATTAACATACACGGATGGCTTAATTTGCAAATATACTTACGAAGCAATTAAGACTAATGAGGGAGAACAAATTACATTTTTAGATGATTTAATAACAGCACAAACACTGCCTTTTGAATGTAGAAAAGCAAATAGAATGATTAGTAAAAGTACTTCTAAATTATTGTGTGAATTGTTCTCATTTGTAAATTTAAATATATATAAAGAAAATATTATGGGTAATAAATTACAAGGTCATCCGAGTATCGTATACGGAATATTAGGGGCGGAATTGAAAATGACAATAGAAGAAACGCTCTTAGTTTTCTTATACTCAAGTGTTGGAAGTATAATTCAAAACGGTGTGAGAGCCATTCCTCTTGGACAAACAGATGGTCAAAAATTATTACAAGAATGCCATGAATTAATCTGTGAATCTATTGATAGAATTCAAATACTTTCATTAGAGGATTTTGGATTGAATGATCCTGAATTCGAAATAAATCAAATGCAACATGAAGATGTAAATGTAAGGGTCTTCATGTCATAGGGAGGAAAAAATAAAATGATAAAGCCTATTAGAATTGGTATCGGTGGCCCAGTAGGTGCTGGGAAAACAATGTTAGTTGAAAAGTTAACAAAACATCTAAATACAGATTATGAAATTGCAGCAATTACAAACGATATTTATACGAAAGAAGATGCAAAGATTTTATTGAAAACAGGTGTTTTGCCAGAAGATAGAATTATTGGTGTAGAGACAGGAGGGTGTCCACATACAGCAATTCGAGAGGATGCTTCTATGAATTTTGAAGCAATTGAAGAGCTCATGATTAGACATAGTAATTTAGATATTATTTTTATTGAAAGTGGGGGTGATAATTTAGCTGCCACATTTAGTCCAGAGCTAGTGGATTTTTCAATTTATATTATTGATGTAGCACAAGGAGAAAAGATTCCTCGTAAAGGTGGACAAGGAATGATCAAATCTGATGTATTTGTAATTAATAAAACGGATTTGGCACCTTATGTAGGGGCTGATCTTGGAGTTATGGAGCAGGATACGAAAAATTACCGACATAATAAACCATACTTTTTTACAAATTTGAAGGATGAGGAAGGTTTACAAGAATTAATAAATTGGATGCGACAAAACATTATGTTAGAAGGATTGAAAAAATGAAATCCCCAACAGGTGTGTTAAATATTGATGTGATGGAAAAGAGACATAAAACGGTACCTATTAAGGTTTATCATAAAGATGCCTTAAAAGTAACGCAGCCAATATATTTGGACGAGTATGGTAGAGCATATTACTATATTATGAATTCTGGTGGAGGCTATTTAAAAGGAGATTTCTATTCTATAAATATTAATGTTGGTAAAGATGCGAAAACATATATAACAAGCCAATCGGCAACTAAAGTTTACAAGACTCCAAATAGTTATGCTTTGCAAGAATTGAATGTTTATATTGGTGAGAATGCTGTTATGGAATATCTACCAGACCCGTTAATTATGTACAAGGATGCAGCATATAAGCAAAAAGCAAATATATATATGCAAAATAATTCTACATTGATTTTATGCGATTCAGTTACGCCTGGTTGGTCGCCAAATATGGAGAAATTCACATACCAATATTTTGATTCGTTAACAAAAATATATATGGAAAATAAACTTGTAGTATACGATCATCTATTGTTAAACCCTTTCAAAGAGTCGTTAGATCAAATGGGAATATTAAATCAATATTCCCATTATGGTACTTTCATAGTTATTAATGAGAACATTACAAATGATTTAATTGCAGCATTGAAAACATCACTATCTAACACTAACAATATGAAAATTGGAATATCTTCTACACCATGTAAAGGCTTTGTCATACGCATACTTAGTCATAATACAGAGGATATCGAGTCTATATTTTTTCAGTGTCATCGTTTTGTTAGAGAGAATTGTCTACATGAAGAATTAACATCCTATCGAAAATATTAAGTAAGAGAAGGGGATACTATGACTAATGTGGGATTATTGTTTGTCGGTGCAGTTCTATTTATGAATTCACTAGCAGCTTTTAAACTCATTGATAGCAAAAGTGTAGGATACTTTAATTTATTTGTAGGGGCATTACAAACTTTGACACCATTATATTTATTATTTACAGGAAGTCAATCCGATGAGTGGACTATCCTATCTAATGGAACTATTTTTTTATTTGGTTTTACTTATTTATATGTTGGTCTTACGAATATATTAAAACTTGATTCTTCAGGTGTAGGTTACTATTCTCTTTGGGTTGCTATTATTGCAACGGTTATGGGAATAGCGAATCAATTACATGAGAGTGGAAGTCTACAAAGTACAATAATTTGGTTCTTTTGGGCGTTCCTTTGGTTTTTATTTTTCTTGCAAGATGGGTTGAAAAAGAAGATTCATATTTATGTAGGGATTGTTTGCTTCATTGAATCTTGGATTACTGCAACGATACCAGCCCTGTTAACACTTACAAATCATACAGGCATGTTAAATGATTTTTTAATTATTTTAGTGACTATTATAACGATTGTAGTTTTTATTATGGCACTTTTCTTTTTCAAGAGTATTCAATCTAAAGTAGAAAGGGTTAGTAACTATGTGGAAAAGTGAACTGAAAAAAGCAACTAATTTTTTTGTTATTATTATATTTCTTCATGTGCTTGGAATTCTCTTATTATTACCTGCACTGTATAAAGGCAATAGCATAATTGGAATGGCTATTATTGCATATTCTTTAGGATTGCGTCATGCGTTTGATAGTGATCATATTGTCGCAATTGATAATACTGTTCGGAAATTAATTGAAAAAGGTAAAAACTCACAGGGGGTGGGGTTTTACTTCTCATTAGGACACTCTACTGTAGTATTTGTGATGATCGTATTAATTGCTTTAATTGGAAAAACAGCAAAACATGGAATGGAGAGTTTTTCTACTATAGGCGGTATTATCGGAACAATTGTTTCTAGTACATTTCTTATTATTATCGGTCTTACCAATCTGTTGTATCTTATTAAAGTGTTACGAAGCAAAGAGGATAAGCAGCCAGAGAACTTAGGATTTATATACCGTTTCACGCAACGCTTATTTACGTTTATTGATAGTCAAAAGCAATTGTATATAATCGGTTTTTTATTTGGTCTTGGCTTTGATACAGCAAGTGAAATCGGATTAATTGCTCTTTCTACAGTAACTGCAACAAGTCAATCTATCCCGCTTGTAAGTATATTTGCTTTTCCGATTTTGTTTGCTGCAGGAATGTCGTTGATGGATACATTAGATAGTACATTCATGAATACGAATTATAAGTGGGCAATGGAAAATAGTCGAATTAGAAATTCATATAACGTATTAATTACCTTAATATCTGTTATAACGGCTTTTTTAATAGGGGGTTATCAACTATTATCTTTACTTATTGAAAGCTATAATTTACAGGGACCGTTTTGGAATCTCATTCAGGTAGTTAATTTTGATTATTTGGGTATATGTCTTGTTGTATTCTTTATTATTTCTCTTATTGTTTTTGCTGTATGGAATAGAAATGCATTTAAAGAACCACTTACAAAGAGTATAGAGAAATAAAAATATCCCATGTGATATTTGGTTAATTATGTATATAAACTGAAATAAAAAACACGCTAGATGAAAATGCATCTAACGTGTTTTTGGTTATTCAGCCGACATACACAGCGTTTTAGAAACACATGATGGGGATTTCATTTTATCTGATGAACGTAATCCGAAACTAGGATAAAGGGGAATAAACAAATGAAGAAGGATGAATTAAATTTAGAAAGTTTTGGTCAACAACTTATAATTACTGGTCTTGCAAGATTAGTTGAGGAAGAAGATTATACGCCACATGAAGCCTTTCAATTGTTAGAAACGATTAAAAGGAACACATTCCATACACTTTTGGAGCTCAAAAAAGAGTCAAAAGCTAAATAAGACAAGCTCTATATTATCGTAATATTCAGTAATCCAATGGCATCCCCCACCTAGAAAATGGATTCCTGGATATTCCGATGCGTACAGCATCAAGAAAGGGGAATGGCAATGAACTTCTTTATCTTGGACGAGCATTATAAAATGATCAATCAAACGGTATTAGTAGAATAAGACTTCAGGAACGAGTATACCGCTATGATCGGGATATCGAAAGAGGAACTCGAATAGCACAAGGCGTTATAGCGCCAGTAGAAACAGCTTTTTTTGTCGAGGTGGATGAGCTATCGATTAGTGAGTGTGGCGTTGGTGATTTAGGATCAACAGGCACGAAATAAAAAAAGGCTAGGATTTCTCCTAGCAAAGAGTTATGTCGTACAGAAAGGTACAAACCTAATGTTTGCGATTTCATTATATAACGTTTCTAGGGTGGAAGGATTGAATCGTAGCAATCTTTACGTAACTTTTACATGTAATTGAAATATTGGATTAAAACAAAATTTGAATTTTGTACAAATATGCAGAGGGGATGGGGATAATCATATAAATAAAAACTCAACTCTCAAAAGGGTGAGAGTTGAGTCTGTGGATGAAATTACTGAGTTCTTGGGATGGTGAACACCAGCACATAAATAATAGCATGAGTATTCAGAAAAAACATTGAGTAAATGTTTCCGATTCTTCAAATTATAGTTAATTGGTTTTTATTAAACAAAAGCGTTATTTGAACGTAAAAAACCCTAGAGGGGACTAGGGTCTTTTACATAATAAATCTATCTGTTTTTAAAAGGACTTACTGAAGATAACACATGAATGTTTCATAAATGTATCGAAAAAGTGAACAAAATTGCTATTGCAGAAGAAGAAGAAATGAAGTTTCTAATAGTTAAGTGCGTGAAAGGCATTATTTCCAGTGGATAAAATGCGCGTGGGGAACCTAATCATTATTTTATTAGAGGAAAAGAATATGTTATGAACTTGGTTGAATGAAAAAATGAAAATTTTACTTTAAGCGAAGTTAATGAAATATATTTTGGGGGTTATATCAATAATTGTTATCTCGATGGACACTTTAACTTTATAAAAGTCCTAGAAGAAAAACACAACTATGAGGAATAGTAAGCTATAAAAGTGAACAAAATCGTTATTTGAGAGAAAGGGAGAATGGGAATGCCAGGATTAACGCCTTTTATGTATAAACCGCATTATGCTGAGACAGCCAAACCGTATCTAGTTTATTCAGTTGGTAATGATAAACCAGAAACAACAAGAGGTTATTTATGCAAGGATATTGGGAATGTACTCACTGCGGAGAAGGGAAACAGTTCCGATTTTATGACGTTGATCATCATCCAGATTTTTTAGCTATGTGTCCTGGATGTAAGAAAGATTTTATTGCAGTAGATGATACGGATTATGATGAGTAATTTATAACAAAAACACCCTATTTCATCTTTGGCAATTACTGCGTTTGTCGGTTTAGGAATGGCAACAGAAGCTTCTGCTGGACCTGCAGCACCACTTACTTCACTAAATGTCGTACAAGTAGAGTCTGAGCAGGACGGAGTAGAAACTATTAATCCAAACAGTTTTAGCACAACACGTGACCACGGGGGAAAATACTTATATATTACTACGAAGGAAATGGGATATGGTCAAAATCTATTTGCGAAAATGAATGGTTTTAATGTGAAAAATATTGGTTCTACTATAATTGGTGGAAAGCCAATCGTTGGTTGGTATTATAAGTGGGATGCTTCTGGGCATCAGCAAGGAACATTTGAATACAAAAAAACATCTATTAACGCTCCATTTAATACGATGTGAACTTCAATCTATATCAAATAAATATTTTAAAAAATTATGGAGATTTATCATACAAAACTCACTTCATAAAATTGAATTCATTTATAGCAAATATAGGAGCCGTCCCGAATGGGGAGGGCTCTTATATTTGCTATAAAGGTTTACTAGCACGATATATCTGCCAAAATTGTATTCTGATTTCCTTGTAGTAAAGGTTGTATATGTTAGAAGAATAATAACTTGAGTAAATAAATTGTATTCAGCTTAATGAATTTAAAGGTGTAGCTGATAAATCAAAAATTAAGTAGATAACCAACATAAATACACCGAATGCTAAGCAACCCCAGAAGGTTTGTAAATGTTTAATTATCTACTTTCGGAACTTGCTCATATAAATCATCCTTGCTGTAATTTTCCATTTTTATAAATAAATTATCGCATGTGTAAAGTTTGAAAGTAGAAATTATGCAATATTGCATAATCAAATTTGACAAAATAATTATTTTAATAAAAATAGGACTAGGAAACTACGGTGGCTTGAGAGTAATCAGACGTAACTTAAGAGGGAATTTTTCATTTGTTTTCCCGCATCCTATTTAGAATCATTATTCTAGTATATATAATCAGTTCATTAATATAAAAGGATATTAACGCATTGTATATGTTAAAAATTAGTATTTAGTATAGTGTTATTGCAGTGAATAATATATAAAGTATTGCAAACTCTATTTTAAGAATGAAAATTTAGCTGAACAAAATTAATTTTTTTAAAATAGAATTTTTTATCTATTTTCATACAGTACATCAATATTTATTGGCTGAATCGAAGTCTTCTATATACTTCTAATAGGCATCTTTAAATTTAAGGTCAATAAATCATTTAATCTAAATATATAGAAAAATAGTTGATTTTTTATTTATTTAGTGGTAAAAAATAACTATGACATTTTTTCCCTTGGTTATTTATTGAATTTATTTATGGAGGTGATTGTGTAATATGGAGGTCGCTATAGTTACTGGTGCAGGATCAGGAATTGGAAGAGCAACTGCTATCGAATTAGTATTACAAGGTTATCGAGTTTATGCATTAGATAAGAACGAAAAGTTAATTGTAAATAATGGGAATGATAATAATATCATTCCCATTATATGTGATGTTTTAAATGAGAAAGATATTAGTAGTTTTTTTTCTTACTTCTCTTCCCAGGAAAAACATTTAGACCTTTTGTTTAATGGAGTAGGTGCTATGAAGTTAGGTGGGGTTCTCGATACTTCAGAAGAAGACTGGGATTTTGGATTTCATATAAATCTTAAATCCGCGTTAGTGTTTAGTAAAAGAGCGAGTAATTTTCTACTTAAATCTAAGAATCCAAGTATAATCAATATTTCCTCTGTACTCGGAGAAACTTATGAAGAGAAGTCAGCAATTTATACGGTAATGAAATCTGCTCTTGTTACATTAACTAAATGTCTAGCAAAGGAATTAGCACCTAAAAAAATTAGAGTTAATGCAATATCTCCAGGACCTATTCAAACTTCTTTTGTGCGTTCATTTTGTCAGGATACAAAGAAAATTCCTGGTGCCTCAAAATTAGTGATGAAATTAGCTCAAACCCCTATTGGAAGAACAGGTAAAGCAGAAGAAGTCGCAAAATTGGTCGCCTATTTAGCGTCACCTAAGGCTTCTTTTATAACGGGTTCCTGTATTTCAATAGATGGTGGTTGGTCCCTATAATAAAAAATTAGAAAGGGTAGAGGATTATGAAATGGCTTGAAACAAAAGTAAGAGTAAGATGGTCAGAAGTGGACTCTCAAAATCATGTATATTACGGGAATTACTTTCTTTATTTTGATTTAGGAAGAGAATATGTCGCTGAAAAGGTAGATTTAGAATACTTGACAGATGAATTTGATGTAATAACTTTAGAAACCACTGCAAAATATCGTCAGCCCGCTAAGTATGGAGATGAACTTATTATTCGAACTCGAATGAAACATCCCTCTTCAGCTGCAATGTCTTCTACTTTGGGTTTTACATTTCAGTTTGAATACCAGATTTTAAAATCACAGGGAAAATTGTTAATAGCTGAAGGAACAAGTCGTCATGCTTTACAAGATAAAAAAACTCATAAATTATATGTTAGATTTTCACAGGAAAAAAAGGATAAGTTTTTGAGTGTTTTCGAGATTTACAAATGATTAGGGTTGGGATTGACTTAGTTGATATTGAAAGATTTAAGTTAGCCGTATCAAGAAGTGGAGAACCTTTTATTTCTCGTATCTTGACTACTGATGAGATAGAACAATATGATTCACATCAGTGGGCAATTTTATTTTCCGCTAAAGAATCAGTTGCCAAAATAATTAAACAACTACCGAAGGGTTTTTGTTTTAAAGACATTCAAGTAGATATATTGCCCAACAATGAACTCTTAGTTACGCTAAGAGACCCTTTGTATGAAAGGGTTGATCTACCTACTAATTCTATTATGGGATCGTATAAAGAATTCAAGGACTGTATTGTTACTCATTTAATCTTATAGAAAGGAGTTGAAAGTATTGAATAAAAAAGTAGCAGTTGTTTTTCCAGGGCAAGGTAGTCAAGTTATTGGTATGGGAAAAGACCTTCTTTCTCTTCCGTTGTTTGCAGAACGTTTAAGAAAAGTAGCAGAATTAGCTAATTTAACTTTAGATGAACTTTTTTATCCTAATAATATAAAATTATTTGAAAAAACAGAAATAGCTCAACCGTATATTTTTGTTATAAGCGTTACTTTGTTTGAACTTATATCAAGCAAATATTCCCTAAAACCAA contains the following coding sequences:
- the ureG gene encoding urease accessory protein UreG, translated to MIKPIRIGIGGPVGAGKTMLVEKLTKHLNTDYEIAAITNDIYTKEDAKILLKTGVLPEDRIIGVETGGCPHTAIREDASMNFEAIEELMIRHSNLDIIFIESGGDNLAATFSPELVDFSIYIIDVAQGEKIPRKGGQGMIKSDVFVINKTDLAPYVGADLGVMEQDTKNYRHNKPYFFTNLKDEEGLQELINWMRQNIMLEGLKK
- a CDS encoding urease accessory protein UreD; translated protein: MKSPTGVLNIDVMEKRHKTVPIKVYHKDALKVTQPIYLDEYGRAYYYIMNSGGGYLKGDFYSININVGKDAKTYITSQSATKVYKTPNSYALQELNVYIGENAVMEYLPDPLIMYKDAAYKQKANIYMQNNSTLILCDSVTPGWSPNMEKFTYQYFDSLTKIYMENKLVVYDHLLLNPFKESLDQMGILNQYSHYGTFIVINENITNDLIAALKTSLSNTNNMKIGISSTPCKGFVIRILSHNTEDIESIFFQCHRFVRENCLHEELTSYRKY
- a CDS encoding AmiS/UreI family transporter, whose product is MTNVGLLFVGAVLFMNSLAAFKLIDSKSVGYFNLFVGALQTLTPLYLLFTGSQSDEWTILSNGTIFLFGFTYLYVGLTNILKLDSSGVGYYSLWVAIIATVMGIANQLHESGSLQSTIIWFFWAFLWFLFFLQDGLKKKIHIYVGIVCFIESWITATIPALLTLTNHTGMLNDFLIILVTIITIVVFIMALFFFKSIQSKVERVSNYVEK
- a CDS encoding holo-ACP synthase, yielding MIRVGIDLVDIERFKLAVSRSGEPFISRILTTDEIEQYDSHQWAILFSAKESVAKIIKQLPKGFCFKDIQVDILPNNELLVTLRDPLYERVDLPTNSIMGSYKEFKDCIVTHLIL
- a CDS encoding urease accessory protein UreE translates to MIIEKINNNVCNMNDFSNTTKHLDKISISSELLLKRVQKLYSESGFEIGVSLDSGETLKNGDILYEDENRIVYIEVLPEEVIVITPISIKEMGIIAHNLGNRHLPAQFDEGCMILANDYLVEDLLKKEGVPYQKENRVLPKPFKHASHKHI
- a CDS encoding HoxN/HupN/NixA family nickel/cobalt transporter, with protein sequence MWKSELKKATNFFVIIIFLHVLGILLLLPALYKGNSIIGMAIIAYSLGLRHAFDSDHIVAIDNTVRKLIEKGKNSQGVGFYFSLGHSTVVFVMIVLIALIGKTAKHGMESFSTIGGIIGTIVSSTFLIIIGLTNLLYLIKVLRSKEDKQPENLGFIYRFTQRLFTFIDSQKQLYIIGFLFGLGFDTASEIGLIALSTVTATSQSIPLVSIFAFPILFAAGMSLMDTLDSTFMNTNYKWAMENSRIRNSYNVLITLISVITAFLIGGYQLLSLLIESYNLQGPFWNLIQVVNFDYLGICLVVFFIISLIVFAVWNRNAFKEPLTKSIEK
- a CDS encoding acyl-CoA thioesterase; translated protein: MKWLETKVRVRWSEVDSQNHVYYGNYFLYFDLGREYVAEKVDLEYLTDEFDVITLETTAKYRQPAKYGDELIIRTRMKHPSSAAMSSTLGFTFQFEYQILKSQGKLLIAEGTSRHALQDKKTHKLYVRFSQEKKDKFLSVFEIYK
- a CDS encoding DUF4879 domain-containing protein; protein product: MSSLAITAFVGLGMATEASAGPAAPLTSLNVVQVESEQDGVETINPNSFSTTRDHGGKYLYITTKEMGYGQNLFAKMNGFNVKNIGSTIIGGKPIVGWYYKWDASGHQQGTFEYKKTSINAPFNTM
- a CDS encoding urease accessory protein UreF, which translates into the protein MLHTNIFNLLNLLQISDSNFPTGSFSHSFGLETFIQEGQVTSKAEFFKWVNRYIKVQLTYTDGLICKYTYEAIKTNEGEQITFLDDLITAQTLPFECRKANRMISKSTSKLLCELFSFVNLNIYKENIMGNKLQGHPSIVYGILGAELKMTIEETLLVFLYSSVGSIIQNGVRAIPLGQTDGQKLLQECHELICESIDRIQILSLEDFGLNDPEFEINQMQHEDVNVRVFMS
- a CDS encoding SDR family NAD(P)-dependent oxidoreductase, with the protein product MEVAIVTGAGSGIGRATAIELVLQGYRVYALDKNEKLIVNNGNDNNIIPIICDVLNEKDISSFFSYFSSQEKHLDLLFNGVGAMKLGGVLDTSEEDWDFGFHINLKSALVFSKRASNFLLKSKNPSIINISSVLGETYEEKSAIYTVMKSALVTLTKCLAKELAPKKIRVNAISPGPIQTSFVRSFCQDTKKIPGASKLVMKLAQTPIGRTGKAEEVAKLVAYLASPKASFITGSCISIDGGWSL
- a CDS encoding phage terminase large subunit family protein codes for the protein MQGYWECTHCGEGKQFRFYDVDHHPDFLAMCPGCKKDFIAVDDTDYDE